ctttgaaactccgttgaaaaaaactgttaagtgttgagttaagtattaaatgttgggctctactAAAGTCcgttaaaatgagaaaaatcctgcaatgttttcctcaaaaaatataatttcttcacgacaaagaaagacatcaacattttggatgacatggtggtgagtaaattatctggatttttcttttaagaaaatggaatattcctttaaggcctGAGTATACTTTGTTGTACATGCACAGCCATATAAGTAACTTCAATTGAATCGTATGTGTAAACCGTTCAAGAGATGCGAACTGCGTAAAATTGCAATACCTCTGCTGGCCGGTTATTGCGATTACAAAAATATGAGAGCGTGTGTACAGTAGGCTTCTATTTGTGTCCCACATACACATAACAagtgaaatatatttaaaacttttacaAAACTGGACATGCTCAATAATTGTCATCAactaaagaaataaaaagaTTTGTACAGCCTAATAGTGCGTAACAGCAAACTTGGCAATAAAACAACAATCGACTGGCAAAAAAATTCGATTTCATACCTTTTCTTGCTTCTGCTTTTCACTTAGTAACACAGTGAGCGAGTTGTTAATTTTCTTCAAGTCATCAATTTCCACTGAAAGACAAATTTCATATGTTAAGGACAATGCTTCTTGGCATAGGGATGTGATTCATAAAGTATCAATATTACTAAAAGCTTAAAGCATACTTACATGAAAGACAAAGGTCCCTAAACAGTGATTCTAAAAAGCTGGAATAGTGTATAGACTTTTCATATGGAGAAATTTTTTCTTTTAGCAACCGCTCAAACTCTGTGAAGTCGTCTTTTGAAGAGGGGCTTATAGCATCAATTCCTGTAACATTATTTGATACTACACCTGATAAAAGAATGCATAATGTTATTATCTAATTTACACATCACAACTTAAGATGTACTGACAGATCACTTACCAAAAGCCTCTTTTGCTAGCTCCAAGTCTGAATCCTCctgtagtttttttattttgagtttCTCTGCCAGCTCCTCTTCTGGTGTCAGTTTATCGTCTTTTGACTCATCTAActgtttaaagtcagaagtcaTTATTAGTCACTTACCTTGACTATATTCTTTGCAAATTTACGCTGTGATGGGTTAAATTATTATACAGTTCAGAAAGGTCATATAAAAGGGAAAAAACGTGTCAGCATCATGTACACTTACTCGTTTTTTGAGCTCCTCTGCTTTTTTCCTCTGTAAACTTTCCTTCTCTTTTATTTTGTCACTAAGTTTCTTCTTTTCTGTAGGTTTTGTCTCTGTAAATGATAAACACATAATTAAACCACTTCCACAACCTTGATGAAGTAAAGTCAAAGGTGACAACAACTAGGGATGGGCAATCTGACGATTTTATATCATGATCGATCAATCGATCTTATAGACATCCACGGTCTACTTTTTAAGAGAATCGTATAGATTGTGATCTCTGTTATTATAAAAGttgtaacattaacattaaagtgTTTCTTTACTGCACCTGTCTTTTCCTCCACCGTATCCTTCACCTTTTCCTCCTCCTTTTCTTCCTCTTCATCATCATCCCAATTATCCTAGTTGAAAAAGAGCAAACAAAATCATGAATTCTAGACCTGTCAATATGTTTATGATGACATTTATTTGAGTTATGTCTCTAAAATACACTATTACTTACCAGGCCCTGTTATACACCTATTAACAAGTATTTAAAACAGATCCTTCGGCCCTACAttaactttatatttatataacaatAAGGATTATGAACTTATGACTGTCTTTAAGAGGGTGCACGCACTTCTATGTTATTAACTGGTTATAAATGTATATCCCACCATGCTGTCAGTCAAGAGTTAGCAAGAGTAGTTAGCCTCAGTTAGCCAAGAGTAACATATGGGCAATAAAAACGTGTTTCattatttaataaacacattCATTGTTGTGTAAATAATAAACAAGCCGTCGGTTACTAACTTTCACTTCGTCATCTTCATCTTCGCCCTCCCATTTGTCATGAACTGCCGCCTTTTTAGCTGGCTCTTCGAGCTCGAAACTATCAGCATCTGGACAGAAAACAGAGAATTTACTAGCCTTAATCTATGTGAGCCGttttaataaatatactttattatgTTGTTCATGTTTATGTGTATCAATATCGTAATACGTTAGAAATAACGGTGAAGTTTAGAATAATTCTCACCCCAAGAATCGGCGTCCTCCATTATGTGATAGCGCTGAGGGAACGAAAGCGTGAAGCTGAACACACGACTGGAGGAAGAGTTGCGttcatatcaaaataaaagtcctcaATTACACTGATTTATGTCACTGTTCGTTTCCTGCCAAGTTACAAGTTAGTTAGTAACAGAAAACTGTGCATGATTCTACAGATTAAATCGTAATCTGAATTTATTCCACTTGTATgtgaaaatgttatttattttacaaatagatgtttaaataGTAACTCATAGAATTCCTCTATTTTTCGATTTTACatgtatattaaataattaagttaaaattatataataactatataaaaataatacttaTTTTCGAATATAAGTTAAATGAACAAGCATAAGACAGAAGATGTAAAGATTTGTTGCATATTGAAGGATACAGTGATTTCATAAGAGAGCATTGTTTTGGTCATGTGATCATTCGTCATAcactacagtaaaaaaacagtaattattgtttattattgtaTATTGTGTACTTTATCATTTACGATTCATAAAGGAATCTGttatttgatgtaaaaaaaaatattttacaaaaatgtaaatacattttaaaaagtttgattacattttcttgtgttttaaatgctttgttttgtttacttCTAGTACTgtagtgctttacacagaaagtaaaatatatattagtttttttttcttgcggAGATGTTTTGTTCTGTCTCTTTAAAAACTCACAATGCAGGTGACTGATTGTGTGTCCCTGTCCTGGGATGCTGCTGAGGGTGTGTGTGAGTAAGCTCATGCATGCTCCTCAGAGTCAGCATCTGTGCTTTTGAATATTATGGCTTGACATTTTGTTTATAAATGTCGTAACAATACCACGACTAATACAAATTTGGCTGAGCGACCCCAAACTGGCTCCGGTAAGTACTAACGTTACGTTTTCAGTTATCTTTTTTAAGATTTTAGTTGTGCCACCCTTGATTAAAGCAAGTCCGTTTTATATTAACCGCACTTGTAGAAACGATATATTATACATAAACACTCATCATGCTTAATCTCATTTTCGTGCAGGTTGTGGGCACGCGCATGCACGGGATGTTTCATTGACGATGAAACGGAGGAGATCTCACGCGTcgtattgtttgtttttagcgGTGTAagatagacaaaacattttttataataacgtttgaaaaaaaataagagTGTTCGGTCAACGCTTTTATTTGACCAGCCCTGTATTTGTAAAACATTTGGGGTCGATGGATGCAGTATTTCAGTCTCGAAATAATGGTGACGTCAGAACCGCTGGATATGACGCTTATTTGGCGCTAAAGGATCGGTTCATAAAGAAACTTTTATTAACCTTTACATTCAGAATagaaatagtgtgtttgtgaagCTTTTTGTACCATAGTTGGCTGTTAACATGTATTTGCAAAAACGTTTCTAAAGTGTGTTTTCAGGCATTGCTTGTGACCAAAAGCAAGTGTTCAGAAAAATGCATTTGCATTTAGATGAGGCAGCAACACTGCTGAACAAAACAGCTAACACCAGGGTTAGCTGGTCTTGGCTGGAAGTAAATGGTTTAAGATGGTCTTCCAGCCTGGCCAGCTAAAAGTGGTCAAAATTGAGCCAATCAGTTTGGGTGGGTTAAGTAGTTTTTTGGTGGGTATTCTTGAAAtatcagaaaatgtaaaaaatctgGAAAGCTGTGGCCTTGGGAATTCTCCATTATGAATCACATGGAGAAAGCTCTTGGTAAATTTATTTGCAAGCAATAGCTGAAATTAAAAGAGCGCCAGTGCAGCTTCGACCAAAAGCACATTTCAGCTTAGGTTTGCTGTTTTTCtctaactgtgcgttcacaccagatgcagAAGAGGCGAAAAACACCCTACTCGTGTGTATTTGGacgtttactcgcttcattcgcgtgtgaaataaattctagtcattcgagacatccACTCATAAATTCGCATCATGCGAGGGGCTTACATAGCTAaaattgagtaaacttaccTATACCTGTAAACTTACTTATTGTTcgacctcctcactcactttcttttaaacaagatccttttaattcctgtaaaagtacgaagatgtcTCGTGTAGCAATGAtgattgtcctccattgttcgctcgcttcctgtaatcacgtcactgctagagcaagcttctgattggttaatgtggCGCGAAAATCCACcaaagtttagatttttcagCTCGCACGGATCACGCGGCAATGCTCAATTTGCACAGAAATGCGCCATTCGTACCGCACCATCCGCACTTAGCATGCCACAGGATGCCagttcgcgtctttgcattgacttaacatgtaaatcactcgcgcttgctgCCTCTTCCGCGTCTAGTGTGAATGCACATTAAGGTCTGGGCCAGTTATTATACCTGAATACTTTGAGGCAACCTCAGATCGATAAATATCGTCATGATGACCCCCATTTTCAGTATCGTGTAAAACCTGGATGATTTCAAACTAAAACCAGGTCATTTCTGGTTAAAAAAGTCTAATAAGTCGCATAATCAAAATCGGGAAGCTATAAGCTTTCTTCCCACCACAAGGGAATTTGATGCCTCTCTTTCAGATCCCTGTAGTGAAATATCAGCATGTTTCCTGCTGATGCTCATTGCTGAACTGCACAGATCTGTCCTCCTGATGCTATGTTTTGTTTGGATGTGGTTGTGTTTTCGTCAggtgttttaatgcatctcagTGTGCATTCTCCCTAATGTGAAAAATACACAATGTTGTGCCAGTTTGGTGTGAATCCATATTAAAAACTTAAGGCATTTTAGATAAACTTCTTATTCATAAATCAAACAGGTGTTTTCTTTAGTAGGAACATCAGCGAGTTTCAGACTTACTTGTTCTTACAGACTTGAGTCTGAATATAAAGTTACCTATCACTCAATTTTCTCACATTTGGTGTTTGGAAAGTAATATTATAAACTAATTTGTTCAAACTTTGTTTCAGGGCTGACTGAATCCCACTTGTGTGGGTCTGACGAAGCCTGTTATGGCTGTCAGAAGAAAGCAAGGCCCCAAAGCTTTTCTTTCAGAGCTGTACCCTTCGGCATCCGACATTGTGTCTGAGGGACCTGGAAAACTTTCCGGACATGGAGAAGATCCAAATCCTAAGGAGCCAGGGGAAATTCAGCCAACTTCACCCAGGTTTTGTCCAAGTGAGGGATCTGGGGATGAATCTGTCCGAGGAGAAAGCCCTCCTGATTTTGACAGCATGGAGGAGGACTCGATGTCTGAATATGATAATGTGGGATCTGGAAAGGAGGAAGAGGGGGAGCAGGATTATGAGGAAGATCTCCAAACCGAAGCAGACAGAATGACATACTACGTCCACCGCTGCCCTGAAGACGAAAGTTACATGGAAGGAATGGACTGTCATGAAGAGCCAGATGGTGCTGAGGGTCCCAGCACATCCAGGCGCTTCAGAGATCACTCCAAACCAGAGATTCGGGGGCACTCAAAGGGTTTGTGTGAGGTAGAGCAaaaaaacacatcaacgttGGTCTACAAGCATCCTGAGGCCACTTTTGTGCAAGCCCCCATGGCTGAGGATGAGGAGGACGAGACTGAGGAAGAGGACAGTGAGGAAGAAGACGATGGGTATTTTTTCTATGAAGGTAAAGATGCTGAGCAGAACAACAATGAGATCCGCCATAAAGGTGATAATGGCTTACCGCAAGAAAGCAAACGACATTCCCAAGATTCCAGTTGTGGTCAAGTTGGACAAGAAAACGATGCAGTTAGGGACCATAGAAGGAATCAGGAAAACACTAAACAATCCAAGGACATCACTCCAGAGTCAAGTTGTCTTCATAGAGAAGGAATGGGAAGGGTTAGGGAAGAGTCCACTACTAAAAATCGGAAAGATTGTGATGTCCTAAAAGCCAGAGGAGGCAAAGTGGACCCCGCATATAAGCCAGAAAGAGAACACAATAAAGACAGGGTTTACCAGGATGACAGTGGGGTCACTGTGAAAGCTAAATATGTGGATTCTGGGGACAGGGTTTggaaaaaaagacatttaataaaaGACTACAGAGATGATAATAGGGacagagatgagaaacattCACATCAAGACAATAATAGCAAAAATAGAGGACGACAGCAGCCTGCTTATAGTCACAAACCAGAGGGTGGGAAAGAGAAGCGAAACGTTGATGTTGACAAAGAAAAGGTGGAAAACCAAGCTAAGGCCAAACCGAAGGTTGCGCCACAAAACTCAGGGAGGGACAAAGATGCAGCTCAACACACAAATGATGACTCCAGAACTTCAGCAGCTTTATCCTGCAGGAGAAACAGCCAACAAAAAGCCCATGATAACACATCTGTGCAGTCTCCAGACAAACAGTTGCCTCAACCCAATGAGGAGAAGTCAAGGCCTATTCAGGAACAGGTAACAGTGAATTCAAGCAGTCTTGCTTTTAAGACGGGGTGCAGAATTTCTTAAAAACGCTTTGTCAGGTAGTCGGGCCgtgtaccaaaacacacttgtagccaatcatcagtaaggggcgtgtctacaaACTGACATCGTTgactgggttgcgtatgtgtggggcgggtctatcaaaagaaggtcctgattctattggggtaggggcgtgtttgtttaggtgatttcaaatgtcaacattggctttcagagatcatgcaccccgcctttaaagggatagttcacccaaaacccGAAAACTTCATGCCGTTTTATTCCCCctttttttctttgttctttagaacaaatgcagattttttttgttttgggtTTTCTGGATACTATGAGAGTGGATGGTGACCACctctttaagcttcaaaatGACTCAAAAGTGTTAAACAAATAACTCCACTTGACCCGTGCTGTATATTGTGAGAAGGCATACATAAGGGTTTGgtgaaaacaaactaaaatatactGTTGTTAAGGCTGTTTTaggatgttttgttttaatgtg
The DNA window shown above is from Paramisgurnus dabryanus chromosome 23, PD_genome_1.1, whole genome shotgun sequence and carries:
- the eif3ja gene encoding eukaryotic translation initiation factor 3 subunit J-A isoform X1, whose amino-acid sequence is MEDADSWDADSFELEEPAKKAAVHDKWEGEDEDDEVKDNWDDDEEEEKEEEKVKDTVEEKTETKPTEKKKLSDKIKEKESLQRKKAEELKKRLDESKDDKLTPEEELAEKLKIKKLQEDSDLELAKEAFGVVSNNVTGIDAISPSSKDDFTEFERLLKEKISPYEKSIHYSSFLESLFRDLCLSLEIDDLKKINNSLTVLLSEKQKQEKQANKGKKKKKGVLPGGGLKAKLKDDLADYGEFDGGYAQDYEDFM
- the apba2a gene encoding uncharacterized protein apba2a; the encoded protein is MAVRRKQGPKAFLSELYPSASDIVSEGPGKLSGHGEDPNPKEPGEIQPTSPRFCPSEGSGDESVRGESPPDFDSMEEDSMSEYDNVGSGKEEEGEQDYEEDLQTEADRMTYYVHRCPEDESYMEGMDCHEEPDGAEGPSTSRRFRDHSKPEIRGHSKGLCEVEQKNTSTLVYKHPEATFVQAPMAEDEEDETEEEDSEEEDDGYFFYEGKDAEQNNNEIRHKGDNGLPQESKRHSQDSSCGQVGQENDAVRDHRRNQENTKQSKDITPESSCLHREGMGRVREESTTKNRKDCDVLKARGGKVDPAYKPEREHNKDRVYQDDSGVTVKAKYVDSGDRVWKKRHLIKDYRDDNRDRDEKHSHQDNNSKNRGRQQPAYSHKPEGGKEKRNVDVDKEKVENQAKAKPKVAPQNSGRDKDAAQHTNDDSRTSAALSCRRNSQQKAHDNTSVQSPDKQLPQPNEEKSRPIQEQGSLSSPVDKRTGTPSAQNKEPIQKSPSFPSFVDIPGPCEPEDLLNGIIFAANYLGSTQLLSDRNPSKSVRMKQAQEALDCVKSVESEAHSLTEIDLFISTKAIKVLNADTQETMMDNALRTISYIADIGDVVVLMARRRLSNSSSLDCTDSGLSAENRKQYRMMCYVFESEDAQLIAQSIGQAFSMAYQEFLRANGINPKDLSQKDYSDILNKQEMYNDDLIHFSNSENCKELHLEKQKGEILGLVIVESGWGSILPTVILACMLNNGPAARSGKLNVGDQIMAVNDTSLVGLPLATCQNIIKGLKNHTQVKLSAVSCPPVTTVLIKRPDLQYQLGFSVQNGIICSLMRGGIAERGGVRVGHRIIEINGQSVVAMPHEKIVHTLSVSVGEINMKTMPAVMFRLLTGQETPVYI
- the eif3ja gene encoding eukaryotic translation initiation factor 3 subunit J-A isoform X2, with the translated sequence MEDADSWDADSFELEEPAKKAAVHDKWEGEDEDDEVKDNWDDDEEEEKEEEKVKDTVEEKTETKPTEKKKLSDKIKEKESLQRKKAEELKKRLDESKDDKLTPEEELAEKLKIKKLQEDSDLELAKEAFGVVSNNVTGIDAISPSSKDDFTEFERLLKEKISPYEKSIHYSSFLESLFRDLCLSLEIDDLKKINNSLTVLLSEKQKQEKANKGKKKKKGVLPGGGLKAKLKDDLADYGEFDGGYAQDYEDFM